The following is a genomic window from Neurospora crassa OR74A linkage group III, whole genome shotgun sequence.
GTAGTTCATTGCCGTTCTCGTCTGTCGTCCATGTACCATTATCGTGGTCAAAACTGCTCCTAAATCGGCTTGAGAGCGATGACTTCATGGGCGAGGTGGACAGGCTCTGGCTTCCTTGCTCCTTATCCCTATTCGGTGTTTCCGGGCGAGCCTGGGCAGGCAGGGTGACTGGAGGCGCAGTAGGCCGAAGAGGGGGGCTCAAGACGGggatgctggtgctgctttGGCTCCTCCCATGGCCACGAAAACCGCTGAATCCCATACCACCAAATGCGTTTCCCTGGATCTTGGACAGCGGGCGTTCGACCGGGGGGCGAGGGGGTTCCTGGCCCGGCTTGACTTCGGAGGCGAGAATGTTGCTGTTCTTGACGCGGGACGCCTTCTGCAGACGCTCGATGGAGGAGCGACGGACAGGCGAGGGGGATCCGGTGCGACTATCGAGACTGTTCTCCGAGTTGAAACGGGTTTGCCAAAATACACGCGGGGAGGTCGCGTTATCCACGGGCGACATGGGCGACGActggaagggggaggaatCGGTATTTAGAGGCGACATCTTGGACTGTTCCTCCGACGTTAGCATGGTGAATGCAGGTACAGGCAGtggaggccaaggagatATGCGACATGCATGGAGCAAGGAGAAGTTGATGGAGCTCTGCTCCTGGGTCTAGCGGCTATGTATTGGCTTACCTTTGCCTGTGCCTGGCTGGAACCGGGCGAGTTCCTTCTCTGTTCCGTGGGCGAGATCTCGGATAGCGGCCGAGGGATAGCACTCTGCGTCTTGGACGGGATAGGCATAGTGTTGCCCTTGGAAAGGCGGAGGGGATGCACCTAGACGCGCCACGTAGTTAGCGGTGAGTGAACCAATGAGGTCATTGCCCCAACAGGGCAGTGGAGAGATGGTGCGCCCTACCGGTTCCTCCGACGCCATGGTTGTGGTGATGGACGGTTGGGCGTGGCTCGATGGAGCAGGCAGGAGGGAGGAGTGGTGGTCGACAACCAAATTACTTTGCGTTGATGCGGGAGCCGTTTGCTATAGCGATGGCATagcaaggtaggtaagggATCGGCGAGGCAGCAAAAAAGGTACCGCGCACTGAGACAGATTGAAGATCGCGCAAAGCAAGGGCATACACACACGAGGGAAATGTGTGGTAAGTAGAGAAGAaagtagagagaggtagagGCGGCCGTCCCCGTTGTGCTTGTGTACAAGTTGGGTTGTGAAATGGCGGACTTCCAGGGACGCGCTTGGGTTGCGATGCGACGCTTCGCTTGGGTGCTGCACTGGCAATCCTCGTGGAAATATCAACAACTGATTGGCGACCCGGTCGTATTCAAGTAGTCGGTCAAGCACGCGTTTCTCACACCGCAAATGAGGGCGATAAAAATGACGATGTGGTTCAGGTTGCAGACTTGTTATTGCGGaggtatggatggatggccgGTCGAGCGCAAGAAATTGACAACAAGGAGACGACGGCCAcggcgaagacgacgacagcAATTTGGGTTGGGTTGACTGTACTGTGCAAAGTTGGGTTGCGGATTGGGAGTCGAGTTGGTCAATGGCAGGGCAAGCAGCAGTCAGCTTGGAGTCGTGGAAATGGAAGGTTGGAGACGGGGAGGAGAGAGGTCCAGCTCGCCGGGGTTGACCTTGGTCGTGGTGTTTATGGAAGGCATCCTCCGGTAACAGGATGAACCACGGCCTCTGATTGGCTGGGAAGCGACCAGCACGAGCCTTGACCCCCTCACTCTCTTGAAAAGTGGAGTTGCTGTAGTAACGCTAGAACACCAAGGTACAGGTGCGCACCACCCGTTCTTGCCTGGCGCGACCATGGTTTGAGACTCGATTTTGTTCCTTGGTTTTGCTCGCCGGAATCTGATGGAAGGGCCCTGCACTTGTGAAATGCCCTGGAGGAAGAGCGACCACTGCAACCCCAACAACGCACTGgcaacctacctaggtacctacctagggtaCGACTAACGGATGATGTGCACAACACCACGGCAGCACCGCGCGCACGCAACAGCCCGCAACTGCTGCGGACCACTGCAGCCAGGCAGGGAGGGACGGGACCGCTTTCCACCTGTGCGTGTCTCTTAGCAGCAGGCTAGCGTGCCGCCTAGAACAGTGTCCCAGGGCATAACCTCAATGCACCGAATGCAGCTGCTGCAGGGAGAAAGTCCGTCGAAAAACATGATTCACCTATGAGAGGGGCTCGAATCGCAGCTGAAGCCAAAAAATCATGTGGCTTGCATACAATCAGACCCCACCCGACCAGCCCGACACGACGATACACCACAGTGAGACCACCTCGACCACTGATGGTGACTTGCCGACTGCCAACCAACGCTGAACAGGAGCCGGTCCTCCCAATCAATCTGTAACACCGCCAGCCCCCTCAAAATCGCCGGGACGGGAAGTCTAGAAACAGTGGAAAGACGCGGCCTTTTTGTTCTTCCAGGAGCAGAGGCAGTTTAGTTAAGATAGTTACATATTTGAATGTTGGGCCCAGCCACACCCACGATTCTATCCCACCGCAACGAAATATCCCCCGATTCGGCTTCTCAGTCTGCATGTCAGCTCTCCACCTGCAGTATGTATCATGAGCAGTTGGCTGTGTACCTTGCAGTGTCAGACTTCCGTCCTGGTTCTGGCACAGTCTGGCGGGGAGtcaagggaggaagaagcctcCGGCAGTCTTTGCGAGTCTTCAGCAGACTGGGAACGCATTCATCAAAGCCACATGATGAACTCGGCTTTGAGAGGAGTCGTTTGCATTATACCACATCGAGAATTCGATGCAGTGTTCGTTAGCTTGCGGGGGCTTGGGGCTTCGAGAGGGGCTTCGAGAAAGGCTTCCATTCCAATCATGTGAAGTGGCTGACATACTTTTTCAAGTATTGGAAACACAAGATGGTTGGATGCAGCCATTTAGACTCAGCAAAAAAGCTCCCAGTGTGCCCTGTTGCCGATTGTGCCTGGCGAGGCGAGGTCTTGGGTCTTTGCTTGGCCTTATATGTTTCAAGTTGACCCCCCCTAAATCTCCTTCCTGCCTTCTCCTTTGTTTACACAGCCATgttcctcccctttcccccttgCCTGGGTGTCGTTGTCGTGGGACAGCCGGATGAAGCACGATGGCGGAGTTTGCAGATCTACGGAGACACATGCCGTCCTATTCATTACCGCCATCTTCCGCACACCACGAAGCCTCAACGAGACAACTCGAGACTCTTTGTGATACGACTGGAAGAGCGGTTCAAAAGCCCGAGCTTGCGGCCTGATGTGTTTTTCATGGACGGCCTCAAGTCATCCCTTGGCTTTTGTCTGATGTGATCCTGTGGTCGAGTGACATGATGATCctactcctttttttttttttttttttttttttttttttggcaatatttgttgttgtcttgtaACATCTCGTTTGTGCCCCCCTTCATGTCTCTAGAGCGTCGACGGCCGGAGTTGAAGATGCCGTGCAAGTGTTGGAGATAAGAGCTGCGATAAGAAACGCCGCTTCCTGACGTCTAAACAGCATGGAAGATTCCTCTGCGGATACATACACTTTGGAAGCATATCATGCCGGTTTGAACAATGATCGGATCCGGCACACGTACAATGTTCTTTCTACAAACAagcaaacaaaacaaaacgaTAAACTAGGGGTTGTCGGTAGTGATGTTGTTTGTAAGCGCAACCGTGTTTGACCCGAGTCAAGGTTGCCGTCATTCATGATCTGAAAACAAAGGAGAAATATCGACAATCGGGGAACCGTTCACAATTATATGATCGGAACTCCATGGTCAAGATTGGGTGCTGACATGGCATCTCTGTCTTCGGATCTTGCGGGCTTCTGGAAGACTGAATTTCGGATACATGGACGACACAATTGGAACGGGCCAATGGTGACGTTAATCGCGCGGTCGGCCTTTGGCGGCATTGAACAGAGTGCCGAGACggaggaagggagagaagggcgGAGATCCACCGGATTTGGGGGGTTACACTATCCTTGTTTCTGGTTGTCGCTGACTGGGCGGTTGCGTGGTTCGGTTGCCAAATTCATCAAGAGACAAAAATCAGATGTATCGTACAGCATACACGATGTATGTTGGTTCATATGGTAATTCGGGATATCGCCATCTTGATATATCGGGTTTGAGTGATGCCCACGCACAATCACCATTCACCCATACCTCCTCACATGGCCATGATCCCATTCCCGCGCCGACGGGATCGTTAATGCGACAGTGTTCATTGGCATGGCCTGATGCTGACTTCATTCACGATCTGACAGGTCCCTAAACCCAAAAAGTCTAAATTTGGCTCCGGGTCCAACGATCCAAGTCAGGGCATTTGGGATCCTCGCCGGAACGATGGTACGTACTAGGCCTTCCGGACGAAACGCCTCGATGTTGGCGCATAGGAGCCTCAAATCTCCGGACCGGGAGCCGCTCCAGTCCAGCCGCAATCCGACCGCCACTTGTCCCGGGAGGTGCTGGGCTCTTCACCATTGGTTGGTGAATGCCAAGATGAGCGCTCAAGCCACCGTAGATGCCAGAACTTACCAAAACTGACGCACGGACGCTCCGCGACTCATGTTGAAAACCTCCCAACTCCAACTTCATCTTTGGGTTTTTGATAGACAATCAATCCAAATTGTATCCGGGATGCCGGGCTCTCCCGGTCATGATTTCCTTTGCTGGTGGTCTGTGACATCCACGAGACCTccaccacaccaccctcTCGACGAATGAACGGGTCAGATCGCGGACGACCCTTtcaccctttttttttttacactaggtacactacaaagTTTTCCTCTCGATCGTAATGCCTCCACTTCGTCGCGAGTCTGTTGTTATCGGCCTGTGTCGGGGGCAGTTCTCTTCCAAAATTTCCATAACCAGAGGCAGACGGCCCACTGCGCCTTAGATGAGGACATTTCCAGCAAATgagaaaaaaagatataCCTCGATACCATTTCTGACACaagaaaaaataataagccGGCTGCCTCGGAATCGTGCCCAGTCCCTgtacctctctctcctttcttCCCATCGACCAGTTCACCAATGGGTGCAACTGGCTTCTCAGACCGACTCAATGATTCTCGGTGACATCACAAAATCCAACAATGTAATTGGCGTGCAGGACGGAGGTCCCCCCCCAACAGGTTCCCGTATGTATCCGTCATCATGGACACCCCGTGGATACTATGGATCCCGGCCTCCaggttgggaggaggagggcaatATACCGGCGTCTACCTTGTTAGCTAGGGCCGACCCGCCGCCGAGGGTATTGAACCTTGATAGCGCAACTAACGGCCACATGGAATAAAAATCGCGATTCGCCCACTGGACGCGGTCCAaaaagtcttttttttttcttgattATCGGTAATGGAGAGCTTATTGACTCCTACTCGAACACCATAATAGCATCAACGCCAGCCGGTTAAAGTCTCAGGATGGCTTCCATTACACGCTTCGCGAggacctcttcctcttccctccaGGTGTCCACCCGGTCAGCACCACTGGCCTTGACGGCGAGAAATTTTTCCACCGTGAAGTTCAACAGCACGTTTCCCTTCTGAAGCCACCTCGTCGTCCCACCTCGCCAAGAGAGCGTCATTGCTGACTACCATTCCTTATAGACAAAGACAGAAAGGAGCGGGTCGTCATCCTGGGCTCCGGCTGGGCTGGCTATTCCTTCGCCAAGGACCTCGATCCCGAGAAGTATGAGCGCATTTTCATCTCCCCGCGCTCCTACTTCGTCTTTACCCCCCTGCTCGCCTCTACTGCCGTCGGTACTCTCGAGTTCCGTACCGTTTTGGAGCCCATCCGCCGCCTGGACTACGGCATCGGCTTCCACCAGGGTTGGGCCCAGGACATCGACTTCGCCAACAAGACCATCCGCGTCGAggccaacgccaacgccgATTCTGCTAGCAAGGCTGTTGTCCCCATCGGCCAGGGCGGCCAGCTGAACCAGGCCTCCGCCAGGGGCGCTCTCTTCGACGTTCCCTATGACAAGCTTGTCATTGCTTGCGGTGCCTACTCCCAGACCTTCGGCATCGAGGGCGTCCGTGAGCACGCCAACTTCCTTCGCGATGTTGGCGATGCCCGCCGCATCCGCTTGAGGGTTCTTTCCCTCTTCGAGCTGTGCGCCTACCCCAAGGGTGTTGACAACCTCACCGATGAGGACCGCGccaacctcctccacttcGCCATTGTCGGCGGTGGCCCTACCGGTATCGAGTACGCTTCCGAGCTGCACGATCTCATCCACGACGATCTTTCCAAGATGTACCCGGACCTCCTCAAGTTCGTCCGCATCACCGTCTACGATGTCTCGCCCAAGGTTCTTCCCATGTTTGACCAGGCTCTCTCCAAGTATGCCATGGATGCTTTCAAGCGTCAAAAGATTGAGATCCGCACCCAGCACAACATCGAGCGCGTCCGCCCTGCCGATGGCAAGCTCGGCTCCGAGTACGGTGAGCTGAAGCTCAAGATCAAGCAGTACGGCGACAAGGAGGTCGGTGCCGGTCTCGTCGTCTGGTCCACCGGTCTTATGGCCAACCCCCTCATCAAGCAGCTCGCCTCCAAGGACTTTGCCGTTCCCATCTCCCCCGAGGACCGCGCCGAGGCCCGCCGCCCCAAGGCCAAGCTCGCCACCGATGCCCGCACTGGTGGCATCCTCGTTGACGAGCACTTCCGTGTTCGCATCGAGACCCAGACCACCGATGCCGCCAAGGGCTCCGAGATCGTccccacctcctccagcaACAGCCTCCTCCGTGacgtcttcgtcctcggtGACGCCGCCGTCATCGAGAGCCAGCGCACTCTCCCCAAGACCGCTCAGGTTGCCGCTCAGCAGGCCACCTACCTCGCCAAGGTCCTCAACAAGGCCAACGAGGGTGTCATCGACGTCAAGGACGCTCCCGGCTTCAAGTTCCGCAACTGGGGTGTCATGACCTACCTTGGCAGCTGGAAGGCCATCCACCAGGGCCCCCGCGACGAGCTCCGTGGCTGGGCCGCTTGGGTCCTCTGGCGCTCCGCTTACCTGGCCAAGTCCATGTCCTGGAGGAACAGGTTCCTCGTGCCCATCTACTGGCTCGTGTCCTGGGTCTTTGGCCGTGGTATCTCTCGCTTCTAAATGGAATTTatttcctctctctctctctctctttagAGGCGTGAGAAAAAAATCACACCACAAGCATGTACACACCcaaactttataaatacgaTATAACTCTTTAGAAATTGGATACCAAAGGATCAAAtagaaggcggcggcgacggagTTACTTCAACCATAGACGGACGGGCGGCAACATCTGCTTTGATACAatagagaaagaaggaaggaaggaaggaagggggagaagggaagatgaaggggggaaaaggagggagggaaaggaaaaaggttTGAACAAAATTACGATGCATTGCGTGCAACAAACAACAGCAAATGGGAGGCATTAAGGGCGCAAGGGAGCAAGCCTCGGGTTGTTTC
Proteins encoded in this region:
- the ndi-1 gene encoding pyridine nucleotide-disulfide oxidoreductase, whose protein sequence is MASITRFARTSSSSLQVSTRSAPLALTARNFSTVKFNNKDRKERVVILGSGWAGYSFAKDLDPEKYERIFISPRSYFVFTPLLASTAVGTLEFRTVLEPIRRLDYGIGFHQGWAQDIDFANKTIRVEANANADSASKAVVPIGQGGQLNQASARGALFDVPYDKLVIACGAYSQTFGIEGVREHANFLRDVGDARRIRLRVLSLFELCAYPKGVDNLTDEDRANLLHFAIVGGGPTGIEYASELHDLIHDDLSKMYPDLLKFVRITVYDVSPKVLPMFDQALSKYAMDAFKRQKIEIRTQHNIERVRPADGKLGSEYGELKLKIKQYGDKEVGAGLVVWSTGLMANPLIKQLASKDFAVPISPEDRAEARRPKAKLATDARTGGILVDEHFRVRIETQTTDAAKGSEIVPTSSSNSLLRDVFVLGDAAVIESQRTLPKTAQVAAQQATYLAKVLNKANEGVIDVKDAPGFKFRNWGVMTYLGSWKAIHQGPRDELRGWAAWVLWRSAYLAKSMSWRNRFLVPIYWLVSWVFGRGISRF